CGACGAGAACACCGACGAGAAAGCCCAGTCCGGCGAAGGTCAGCGGGTTCAATGCCTCACCCTCCGGCTCAAGGCAGGTAGCCCATCTCGCGGGCCTTCGCTATGACTGCCTCGACTTCCTCCTCCGGCGTCATCTTCGAGCTGTCCACCCTGACCTCGGGGTTCTCCGGCTCCTCGTAGACCCCGTCGTAGCCGGTGAGGCCCTTTATCTCGCCCCGCAATGCCTTGGCATAGAGGCCCTTGGGGTCGCGCTGGATTCTCACCTCAAGCGGAGCATAGACGTAGACCTCGATGAAGTCACCTATCTCCTTCCTAGCGTACTCCCTGACGGCCCTGTAGGGCGATATCAGCGAGACTATAGCTATGACCCCGTTCCTGCTGAGGAGCTTGGCCATGTGGATTACAACCCTGTTGTGCATCTCCCGCGCTTCCTTGCTGAACCCCAGCTCCGGGTAGAGCGTCTTCCTTATCGTGTCCCCGTCAAGTATCTCGACGCGGTAGCCGAGCTCCCTGAGCTTCCTGGCAAGCTTAACGGCCAGAGTCGTCTTCCCGACACCGCTCGGCCCCGTGAGCCAGATCGTGAATCCCTTCTCAAGGTTCTTCAGCCCGTTCATTCTACCACCTCGTTTCAGCGGTTGATTGGAGGGCGAAAGGTTGGAGGTCAGAGGATGCTCCTCCCGTGCATTCCCGCGAGAGGCTCCTCCATGCCGAAGAGCCTGAGTACCGTCGGCGCGAAGTCGTAGATTGTCAGCTGCGTTGCTTTGCTCTCGTCGAAGCCCGGCAGGTACATCGAGAACACTCCGAACTCGGAGTGGTTGGCGTCATCCGGGCCTGTGTCGTTCTCAGGTAGGTAGTTGCTCGGGTGGCCGACTGTGCCAGCGGCGCGCCAGTTGAGGTTGTCGAAGTAGACCATTATGTCGGGCTTGCTTCCCTTCGCCACCGGGTAGATGTCCTCGGGGTAGTAAACGCGAGTGTCCCACTTCTCACCGTTCGGGCCGCGTATGGCCTTTATCTGCTCGGCAACCTCGTCCCTTACCTTCTCGAACCTAGAGAGCGGTATCTTTCCTTCCTTCTCCCTTCCGAGGACGTTGAGGAAAACCCTGGAATAGTAGCCGCCCCAGCCCCAGGCAGTTGTTGATTTCCAGTCGACCTCAAGGCTCTCGAAGCGCTTGACCTTCCCGTCGTGGAGGACCTCGGGGTTCTTCACCTTCAGCAGGCCCTCCTCGGCCAGCCACTGGTTCACGGCGAAGTTCCCGTGCATGGCCTTTATCCCGTGGTCGGAGACGATGAAGACCGCCGTCTCGTCGAGGTCTATGAGCTCAAGCGTTTTCCCTATCTCCCTGTCCAGGAGCCTGTAGTAGTCAGGGATGACGTTCTCGTATTTGTTGCCCTTGCCGGGGTAGAGGTGGTGGTTCGGGTCAAAGTAGCGCCAGAAGGCGTGGTGGAGCCTGTCCAGGCCGATCTCGACGAAGTGGAAGTAGTCCCACTCCTTCTCCTGGATGAGGTACCTTATCACCTCGAACCGCTTTTCCGTCATCTCCCATATGCCCTCTTTCACC
This window of the Thermococcus sp. genome carries:
- the cysC gene encoding adenylyl-sulfate kinase, translated to MNGLKNLEKGFTIWLTGPSGVGKTTLAVKLARKLRELGYRVEILDGDTIRKTLYPELGFSKEAREMHNRVVIHMAKLLSRNGVIAIVSLISPYRAVREYARKEIGDFIEVYVYAPLEVRIQRDPKGLYAKALRGEIKGLTGYDGVYEEPENPEVRVDSSKMTPEEEVEAVIAKAREMGYLP
- a CDS encoding alkaline phosphatase family protein, whose amino-acid sequence is MEFERKVKEGMERTKKVLVIGLDSAPPELLFNRFIDDMPNVKKLLEKSVYGPMQTGIPAITIPMWMVMVTGKTPGELGLYGFRHRTGYSYTDYWIAHSRKVKEKTLWDYLGERGKESIIVGVPPTYPPKPMRGHLVSCFITPDASVDYTYPKDLKGEIERLVGEYIFDVPFRKEAKDEVKEGIWEMTEKRFEVIRYLIQEKEWDYFHFVEIGLDRLHHAFWRYFDPNHHLYPGKGNKYENVIPDYYRLLDREIGKTLELIDLDETAVFIVSDHGIKAMHGNFAVNQWLAEEGLLKVKNPEVLHDGKVKRFESLEVDWKSTTAWGWGGYYSRVFLNVLGREKEGKIPLSRFEKVRDEVAEQIKAIRGPNGEKWDTRVYYPEDIYPVAKGSKPDIMVYFDNLNWRAAGTVGHPSNYLPENDTGPDDANHSEFGVFSMYLPGFDESKATQLTIYDFAPTVLRLFGMEEPLAGMHGRSIL